One Thunnus thynnus chromosome 18, fThuThy2.1, whole genome shotgun sequence genomic region harbors:
- the LOC137168908 gene encoding tripartite motif-containing protein 16-like: MGVTNMYKSCQAAFIAETRVVEIRAETCVTFQEVKLRQSLPLRAEMAQKGDELDRETFSCSICLDLLKDPVTIPCGHSYCMSCIKTHWDEVDQRKIYSCPQCRQTFAPRPVLVKSTMLADIVEKLKKTGLQAAPADHCYAGPEDVACDFCTGRKLKALNSCLVCLASYCEKHLQPHFESTTFKKHKLVDPSKKLQENICSCHDEVMKIFCRTDQQSICYLCSVEEHKGHNTVSAAAERTERQRELEVSRQNIQQRIQDREKDVKLLQQEVKAVSRSADKAVEDNEKIFTELIRLIQKRSSDVKQQIRSQQETEVSRVKKLQEKPEQEITELKRKDAELKKLSHTEDHTQFLHNYPSLSQLSAPTDSSSINIRPLRYFEDVTAAVSELRDQLQDILRQKWTNISLTVTEVDVLLPQPEPKTRAEFLKYSREITLDPNTAYTHLLLSEGNRKATSMSQKQSYSSHPDRFTGYCQVLSRESLTGRCYWEVEWRGRWGLGVGVAVAYKNISRARDSDECVFGRNNKSWSLNCNTNSYTFWFNNIQTPVSGPRSSRVGVYLDHRAGILSFYTVSETMTLLHRVQTTFTQPLYAGLRLYIGDTAELCKLK, from the coding sequence atgggtgtaaccaacatgtaCAAGAGCTGTCAGGCTGCATTTATTGCAGAAACACGTGTTGTTGAGATCAGAGCTGAAACTTGTGTCACTTTtcaggaagtgaaactcagGCAGTCATtgccactgagagctgaaatggcgcagaaaggagatgagctggaccgagaaaccttctcttgttccatctgtctggatctactgaaggatccggtgactattccctgtggacacagctactgcatgagctgtattaaaacacactgGGATGAAGTggatcagaggaagatctacagctgccctcagtgcagacagaccttcgcaccgaggcctgtcctggtgaaaagcACTATGTTAGCGGATATAGTGGagaagctgaagaagactggactccaagctgctcctgctgatcactgctatgctggacctgaagatgtggcctgtgatttctgcactgggaggaagctgaaagccctcaattcctgtctggtgtgtctggcttcttactgtgagaaacacctccagCCTCACTTTGAatcaactacatttaaaaaacacaagctggtcgacccctccaagaagctccaggagaacatctgttcttgtcatgatgaggtgatgaagatattctgccgtactgatcagcagagtatctgttatctctgctctgtggaggaacataaaggccacaacacagtctcagctgcagcagaaaggactgagaggcagagagagctcgaggtgagtcgacaaaacatccagcagagaatccaggacagagagaaagatgtgaagctgcttcaacaggaggtgaaggccgtcagtcgctctgctgataaagcagtggaggacaatgagaagatcttcactgagctgatccgtctcatccagaaaagaagctctgatgtgaagcagcagatcagatcccagcaggaaactgaagtgagtcgagtcaaaaagcttcaggagaagccggagcaggagatcactgagctgaagaggaaagacgctgaactgaagaagctctcacacacagaggatcacacccagtttctacacaactacccctcactgtcgcAACTCAGTGcacctacagactcatccagcatcaatatccgtcctctgagatactttgaggatgtgacagcagctgtgtcagagctcagagatcaactacaggacatcctgaggcagaaatggacaaacatctcactgacagtgactgaagtggacgttttactgccacaaccagaacccaagaccagagctgagttcttaaaatattcacgtgaaatcacactggatccaaacacagcataCACACATCTTttattatctgaggggaacagaaaagcaacatccATGAGTCAAAaacagtcttattctagtcacccagacagattcactggaTATtgtcaggtcctgagtagagagagtctgactggacgttgttactgggaggtggagtggagagggagaTGGGGATTGGGAGTTGgtgtagcagtcgcatacaagaatatcagcagagcaaGAGACTCTGATGAATGTGTATTTGGACGTAATAACAAATCTTGGTCTTTAAATTGTAACACtaacagttatacattttggttcaacaacatccaaactcccgtctcaggtcctcgttcctccagagtaggagtgtacctggatcacagagcaggtattctgtccttctacactgtctctgaaaccatgactctcctccacagagtccagaccacattcactcagcctctctatgctggacttcgGCTTTATATTGGAgacacagctgagttgtgtaaactcaaatag
- the LOC137169882 gene encoding tripartite motif-containing protein 16-like: protein MGVTNMYKSCQAAFIAETRVVEIRVQTCVTSQEVNLRQSLLLRAEMAQKGDELDRETSCSICLDLLKDPVTIPCGHSYCVSCIKGYWDGEDKRKIYSCPQCRQTFAPRPVLMKNTMLAALVEQLKKTGLQAVPADHCYAGPEDVACDVCTGRKLKALKSCLVCLASYCEKHLQTHFESTTFKKHKLVDPSKKLQENICSRHDEVMKIFCRTDQQSICYLCTMDEHKGHVTVSAAEERTERQRELKVSRQQIQQRIQDREKDVKLLQQKMKAVSRSADKAVKDSEKIFTELIRLIQKRSSDVKQQIRSQQETEVSRVKELQEKLEQEITELKRKDAELKQLSHTEDHNQFLHNYPSLSQLSEPTDSSSINIRPLRYFEDVTAAVSELRDQLQDILREKWTNISLTVTEVDVLLPQPEPKTRAEFLKYSREITLDPNTANTQLLLSEGSRKATYMSQQQSYSSHPDRFTGCCQVLSRESLTGRCYWEVEWRGILGVGVGVAYKNISRAGDSDECVFGRNNKSWSLICNPFSYTFWFNNIQTHVSGPDSSRVGVYLDHRAGILSFYRVSETMTLLHRVQTTFTQPLYAGLQFYFDGDIVELCRVK from the coding sequence atgggtgtaaccaacatgtaCAAGAGCTGTCAGGCTGCATTTATTGCGGAAACACGTGTTGTTGAGATCAGAGTTCAAACCTGTGTCACTTCTCAGGAAGTGAACCTTAGACAGTCGTTGctgctgagagctgaaatggcgcagaaaggagatgagctggaccgagaaacctcttgttcgatctgtctggatctactgaaggatccggtgactattccctgtggacacagctactgcgtGAGCTGTATTAAAGGATACTGGGATGGAGAGGACAagaggaagatctacagctgccctcagtgcagacagaccttcgcaccgaggcctgtcctgatgaaaaacaccatgttagcagctttagtggagcagctgaagaagactggactccaagctgttcctgctgatcactgctatgctggacctgaagatgtggcctgtgatgtctgcactgggaggaagctgaaagccctcaagtcctgtctggtgtgtctggcttcttactgtgagaaacacctccagACTCACTTTGAatcaactacatttaaaaaacacaagctggtcgacccctccaagaagctccaggagaacatctgctctcgtcatgatgaggtgatgaagatattctgccgtactgatcagcagagtatctgttatctctgcactatggatgaacataaaggccacgtcacagtctcagctgcagaagaaaggactgagaggcagagagagctcaaGGTGAGTCGACAacaaatccagcagagaatccaggacagagagaaagatgtgaagctgcttcaacagaaGATGaaggccgtcagtcgctctgctgataaagcagtgaaggacagtgagaagatcttcactgagctgatccgtctcatccagaaaagaagctctgatgtgaagcagcagatcagatcccagcaggaaactgaagtgagtcgagtcaaagagcttcaggagaagctggagcaggagatcactgagctgaagaggaaagacgctgaactgaagcagctctcacacacagaggatcacaaccagtttctacacaactacccctcactgtcacaactcagtgaacctacagactcatccagcatcaatatccgtcctctgagatactttgaggatgtgacagcagctgtgtcagagctcagagatcaactacaggacatcctgagggagaaatggacaaacatctcactgacagtgactgaagtggacgttttactgccacaaccagaacccaagaccagagctgagttcttaaaatattcacgtgaaatcacactggatccaaacacagcaaacacacagctgttattatctgaggggaGCAGAAAAGCAACATATATGAGTcaacaacagtcttattctagtcacccagacagattcactggatgttgtcaggtcctgagtagagagagtctgactggacgttgttactgggaggtggagtggagagggaTATTGGGAGTTGGTGTAGgagtcgcatacaagaatatcagcagagcaggagactCTGATGAATGTGTATTTGGACGTAATAACAAATCTTGGTCTTTAATTTGTAACCCTTTcagttatacattttggttcaacaacatCCAAACTCACGTCTCAGGTCCTgattcctccagagtaggagtgtacctggatcacagagcaggtattctgtccttctacagagtctctgaaaccatgactctcctccacagagtccagaccacattcactcagcctctctatgctggactacagttttattttgatgGCGACATAGTTGAGTTGTGTAGAGTCAAATAG
- the LOC137168907 gene encoding tripartite motif-containing protein 16-like, with amino-acid sequence MGVTNMYKSCQAAFTAETRVVEIRAETCVTFQEVKLRQALLLRAEMAQKEAELDRETFSCSICLDLLKDPVTIPCGHSYCMSCIKGYWDGDDQRKIYSCPQCRQTFAPRPVLMKNTMLAALVEQLKKTGLQAAPADHCYAGPEDVACDVCTGRKLKALKSCLVCLASYCEKHLQTHFESTTFKKHKLVDPSKKLQEKICSRHDEVMKIFCRTDQQSICYLCTMDEHKGHDTVSAAAERTERQRELEVSRQNIQQRIQDREKDVKLLQQKMKAVSRSADKAVEDSEKIFTELIRLIQKRSSDVKQQIRSQQETEVSRVKELQEKLEQEITELKRKDAELKQLLHTEDHIQFLHNYPSLSQLSASTDSSSINICPRRYFEDVTAAVSELRDQLQDILRQKWTNISLTVTEVDVLLPQPEPKTRAEFLKYSREITLDTNTSYTNLLLSEGNRKATYKSHQTIGSFIRQQQSYPRHLDRFTEYRQVLSRESLTGRCYWEVEWRGGVDVAVAYKNISRAGNSDECGFGRNNKSWSLYCNTNSYTFWFNKIQTHVSGPGSSRVGVYLDHRAGILSFYSVSETMTLLHRVQTTFTQPLYAGLRLYIDGSTVEFCKLK; translated from the coding sequence atgggtgtaaccaacatgtaCAAGAGCTGTCAGGCTGCATTTACTGCGGAAACACGTGTTGTTGAGATCAGAGCTGAAACTTGTGTCACTTTtcaggaagtgaaactcagacaggCGTTGctgctgagagctgaaatggcgcagAAAGAAGCTGAGCTGGACCGAGAAACCTTCTcttgttcgatctgtctggatctactgaaggatccggtgactattccctgtggacacagctactgcatgagctgtattaaaggaTACTGGGATGGAGACGACcagaggaagatctacagctgccctcagtgcagacagacctttgcaccgaggcctgtcctgatgaaaaacaccatgttagcagctttagtggagcagctgaagaagactggactccaagctgctcctgctgatcactgctatgctggacctgaagatgtggcctgtgatgtctgcactgggaggaagctgaaagccctcaagtcctgtctggtgtgtctggcttcttactgtgagaaacacctccagACTCACTTTGAatcaactacatttaaaaaacacaagctggtcgacccctccaagaagctccaggagaagatctgctctcgtcatgatgaggtgatgaagatattctgccgtactgatcagcagagtatctgttatctctgcactatggatgaacataaaggccacgacacagtctcagctgcagcagaaaggactgagaggcagagagagctcgaggtgagtcgacaaaacatccagcagagaatccaggacagagagaaagatgtgaagctgcttcaacagaaGATGaaggccgtcagtcgctctgctgataaagcagtggaggacagtgagaagatcttcactgagctgatccgtctcatccagaaaagaagctctgatgtgaagcagcagatcagatcccagcaggaaactgaagtgagtcgagtcaaagagcttcaggagaagctggagcaggagatcactgagctgaagaggaaagatgctgaactgaagcagctcttacacacagaggatcacatccagtttctacacaactacccctcactgtcacaactcagtgcatctacagactcatccagcatcaatatctgTCCTCggagatactttgaggatgtgacagcagctgtgtcagagctcagagatcaactacaggacatcctgaggcagaaatggacaaacatctcactgacagtgactgaagtggacgttttactgccacaaccagaacccaagaccagagctgagttcttaaaatattcacgtgaaatcacactggatacaaacacatcatacacaaatctgttattatctgaggggaacagaaaagcaacatacAAGAGTCACCAAACGATAGGATCATTCATAAGACAACAACAGTCTTATCCTCGTCACTTAGACAGATTCACTGAATATcgtcaggtcctgagtagagagagtctgactggacgttgttactgggaggtggagtggagagggggaGTTGatgtagcagtcgcatacaagaatatcagcagagcaggaaactCTGATGAATGTGGATTTGGACGTAATAACAAATCTTGGTCTTTATATTGTAACACtaacagttatacattttggttcaacaaaATCCAAACTCAcgtctcaggtcctggttcctccagagtaggagtgtacctggatcacagagcaggtattctgtccttctacagcgtctctgaaaccatgactctcctccacagagtccagaccacattcactcagcctctctatgctggacttcgGCTTTATATTGATGGATCCACAGTTGAGTTCTGTAAactgaaatag
- the LOC137168910 gene encoding tripartite motif-containing protein 16-like, translating into MAQKGDELDRETFSCSICLDPLKDPVTIPCGHSYCMSCIKTHWDEEDQRKIYSCPQCRQTFTPRPVLVKSTMLAALVEQLKKTGLQAAPADHCYAGPEDVACDVCTGRKLKALKSCLVCLASYCEKHLQTHFESTTFKKHKLVDPSKKLQENICSHHDEVMKIFCRTDQQSICYLCTMDEHKGHDTVSAAAERTERQRELEVSRQNIQQRIQDREKDVKLLQQEVKAVSRSADKAVEDSEKIFTELICLIQKRSSDVTQQIRSQQETEVSQVKELQEKLEQEITELKRKDAELKQLSHTEDHIQFLHNYPSLSQLSEPTDSSSINIRPLRYFEDVTAAVSELRDQLQDILREKWTNISLTVTEVDVLLPQPEPKTRAEFLKYSLEITLDPNTANTQLLLSEENRKATLMSQQQSYSSHPDRFTNTCQVLSRESLTGRCYWEVEWRGGVGVAVAYKNISRAGDSDECVFGRNNKSWSLNCDVISYTFWFNNIQTRVSCPRSSRVGVYLDHRAGILSFYSVSETMTLLHRVQTTFTQPLYAGLGLYIDGSTAELCKLK; encoded by the coding sequence atggcgcagaaaggagatgagctggaccgagaaaccttctcttgttcgatctgtctggatccactgaaggatccggtgactattccctgtggacacagctactgcatgagctgtattaaaacacactgggatgaagaggatcagaggaagatctacagctgccctcagtgcagacagaccttcacaccgaggcctgtcctggtgaaaagcaccatgttagcagctttagtggagcagctgaagaagactggactccaagctgctcctgctgatcactgctatgctggacctgaagatgtggcctgtgatgtctgcactgggaggaagctgaaagccctcaagtcctgtctggtgtgtctggcttcttactgtgagaaacacctccagACTCACTTTGAATCAACTACATTtaagaaacacaagctggtcgacccctccaagaagctccaggagaacatctgctctcatcatgatgaggtgatgaagatatTCTGTCgcactgatcagcagagtatctgttatctctgcactatggatgaacataaaggccacgacacagtctcagctgcagcagaaaggactgagaggcagagagagctcgaggtgagtcgacaaaacatccagcagagaatccaggacagagagaaagatgtgaagctgcttcaacaggaggtgaaggctgtcagtcgctctgctgataaagcagtggaggacagtgagaagatcttcactgagctgatctgtctcatccagaaaagaagctctgatgtgacgcagcagatcagatcccagcaggaaactgaagtgagtcaagtcaaagagcttcaggagaagctggagcaggagatcactgagctgaagaggaaagacgctgaactgaagcagctgtcacacacagaggatcacatccagtttctacacaactacccctcactgtcacaactcagtgaacctacagactcatccagcatcaatatccgtcctctgagatactttgaggatgtgacagcagctgtgtcagagctcagagatcaactacaggacatcctgagggagaaatggacaaacatctcactgacagtgactgaagtggacgttttactgccacaaccagaacccaagaccagagctgagttcttaaaatattcacttgaaatcacactggatccaaacacagcaaacacacagctgttattatctgaggagaacagaaaagcaacactCATGAGTcaacaacagtcttattctagtcacccagacagattcactaaTACAtgtcaggtcctgagtagagagagtctgactggacgttgttactgggaggtggagtggagagggggaGTTGgtgtagcagtcgcatacaagaatatcagcagagcaggagactCTGATGAATGTGTATTTGGACGTAATAACAAATCTTGGTCTTTAAATTGTGACGTTATcagttatacattttggttcaacaacatCCAAACTCGTGTCTCATGTCCtcgttcctccagagtaggagtgtacctggatcacagagcaggtattctgtccttctacagcgtctctgaaaccatgactctcctccacagagtccagaccacattcactcagcctctctatgctggacttggGCTTTATATTGATGGATccacagctgagttgtgtaaactcaaatag
- the LOC137168914 gene encoding CCAAT/enhancer-binding protein zeta-like codes for MEAPDITPRTKKGKRKSSEELDFSGSLGSKQTKKKKKKGNKDAAVFASAEEFGSLLDENAGSKFDNIGLNAMNNRDKAGLKQIKWESQRDDWIQDRDVKTLRRKKTMFNKKKMLGRARTGSKMFGNKKKKK; via the exons ATGGAAGCTCCAGATATCACTCCTCGTACCAAGAAGGGGAAGAGAAAATCCTCAGAGGAGCTCGACTTCTCTGGATCTTTAG GTTCAAAacagacgaagaagaagaagaagaaaggaaacaaagacGCAGCTGTGTTTGCTTCTGCTGAGGAG tttggttCCCTGCTGGATGAGAACGCCGGCTCTAAGTTTGACAACATCGGACTGAACGCCATGAACAACAGAGACAAAGCAG GCCTGAAGCAGATCAAGTGGGAGTCTCAGCGTGACGACTGGATCCAAGACCGCGACGTTAAGACGCTGCGCAGGAAGAAGACCATGTTCAACAAGAAGAAGATGTTGGGCCGAGCCAGGACAGGAAGCAAGATGTTcgggaacaagaagaagaagaagtag
- the LOC137168909 gene encoding tripartite motif-containing protein 16-like, protein MAQKGDQLDRETFSCSICLDLLKDPVTIPCGHSYCMSCIKGYWDEEDQRKIYSCPQCRQTFAPRPVLVKSTILAALVEQLKKTGLQAAPADHCYAGPEDVACDFCTGRKLKALKSCLVCLASYCEKHLQTHFESTTFKKHKLVDPSKKLQENICSRHDEVMKMFCRTDQQSICYLCSVDEHKGHDTVSAAAERIERQRELEVSRQNIQQRIQDREKDVKLLQQEVKAVSRSADKAVEDSEKIFTELIRLIQKRSSDVKQQIRSQQETEVSRVKELQEKLEQEITELKRKDAELKQFSHTEDHTQFLHNYPSLSQLSEPTDSSSINIRPLRYFEDVTAAVSELRDQLQDILRQKWTNISLTVTEVDVLLPQPEPKTRAEFLKYLREITLDPNTANTKLLLSEGNRKATSMDQQQSYSSHPDRFTERYQVLSRESLTGRCYWEVEWRQREIWGVGVAVAYKNISRTGSFDECGFGRNNKSWSLSCNTNSYTFWFNNIPTPVSGPCSSRVGVYLDHRAGILSFYSVSETMTLLHRVKTTFTQPLYAGLWLHFIGSTAELFKLK, encoded by the coding sequence atggcgcagaaaggagatcagctggaccgagaaaccttctcttgttcgatctgtctggatctactgaaggatccggtgactattccctgtggacacagctactgcatgagctgtattaaaggatactgggatgaagaggatcagaggaagatctacagctgccctcagtgcagacagaccttcgcaccgaggcctgtcctggtgaaaagcACCATTttagcagctttagtggagcagctgaagaagactggactccaagctgctcctgctgatcactgctatgctggacctgaagatgtggcctgtgatttctgcactgggaggaagctgaaagccctcaagtcctgtctggtgtgtctggcttcttactgtgagaaacacctccagACTCACTTTGAatcaactacatttaaaaaacacaagctggtcgacccctccaagaagctccaggagaacatctgctctcgtcatgatgaggtgatgaagatgttctgccgtactgatcagcagagtatctgttatctctgctctgtggatgaacataaaggccacgacacagtctcagctgcagcagaaaggattgagaggcagagagagcttgaggtgagtcgacaaaacatccagcagagaatccaggacagagagaaagatgtgaagctgcttcaacaggaggtgaaggccgtcagtcgctctgctgataaagcagtggaggacagtgagaagatcttcactgagctgatccgtctcatccagaaaagaagctctgatgtgaagcagcagatcagatcccagcaggaaactgaagtgagtcgagtcaaagagcttcaggagaagctggagcaggagatcactgagctgaagaggaaagacgctgaactgaagcagttctcacacacagaggatcacacccagtttctacacaactatccctcactgtcacaactcagtgaacctacagactcatccagcatcaatatccgtcctctgagatactttgaggatgtgacagcagctgtgtcagagctcagagatcaactacaggacatcctgaggcagaaatggacaaacatctcactgacagtgactgaagtggatGTTTTACTGCCAcaaccagaacccaagaccagagctgagttcttaaaatatttacGTGAAATCactctggatccaaacacagcaaacacaaagctgttattatctgaggggaacagaaaagcaacatccATGGATcaacaacagtcttattctagtcacccagacagattcactgaacgttatcaggtcctgagtagagagagtctgactggacgttgttactgggaggtggagtggagacagagagagatatggGGAGTTGGTGTggcagtcgcatacaagaatatcagcagaacaGGGAGCTTTGATGAATGTGGATTTGGACGTAATAACAAATCTTGGTCTTTAAGTTGTAACACtaacagttatacattttggttcaacaacatcccaactcccgtctcaggtccttgttcctccagagtaggagtgtacctggatcacagagcaggtattctgtccttctacagcgtctctgaaaccatgactctcctccacagagtcaagaccacattcactcagcctctctatgctggactttggCTTCATTTTATTGGATCCACAGCTGAGTTGTTTAAactgaaatag